Proteins encoded by one window of Bacillus sp. DTU_2020_1000418_1_SI_GHA_SEK_038:
- a CDS encoding mismatch-specific DNA-glycosylase codes for MNPINDHLQEDLNLLFVGFNPSIRSSETGHHFANPNNRFWKILHESGLTPRKFAATEDYKLVDLGYGMTNIVPRPTKAADEITKEEYEAGRIELLRKINDYKPKIVCFVGKGVYQEFSNKKSIPWGKQEESVVPGIIDFVAPSSSGLVRMKIEEIIQIYSELPKLLSKL; via the coding sequence ATGAACCCAATAAATGATCATTTACAAGAAGATCTGAATCTATTGTTTGTTGGCTTTAATCCTAGTATCCGTTCATCAGAAACCGGCCATCATTTTGCCAATCCGAATAATCGTTTTTGGAAAATACTTCATGAGTCAGGTTTGACCCCAAGAAAATTCGCTGCAACTGAGGATTATAAACTAGTAGATCTAGGTTATGGAATGACGAATATTGTGCCTAGACCAACGAAGGCTGCAGATGAAATTACGAAAGAAGAATATGAAGCTGGAAGAATCGAGCTTTTAAGAAAAATAAATGATTATAAACCGAAAATTGTCTGTTTTGTCGGCAAAGGAGTTTATCAGGAATTTAGTAATAAAAAGTCCATTCCTTGGGGGAAGCAAGAGGAATCGGTTGTTCCCGGGATAATTGATTTTGTTGCACCGTCTTCCAGCGGATTAGTTCGAATGAAAATTGAGGAGATTATCCAAATTTATTCGGAGTTGCCTAAGCTCCTATCTAAATTGTAA
- a CDS encoding MGMT family protein → MESFTERAILIIKNIPSGKVMTYGQIAKLAGSPRGARQVVRILHSMSKKHQLPWHRVINSKGEIGLKDDEHYSVQRLSLKSEGVEFKLNGTIDLNRYLYEPEIYDHLI, encoded by the coding sequence GTGGAATCGTTTACGGAAAGAGCTATCCTTATTATTAAAAATATCCCATCTGGAAAAGTGATGACATATGGGCAAATCGCTAAACTTGCAGGCAGTCCGAGAGGGGCAAGGCAAGTAGTAAGAATACTGCATTCCATGAGTAAAAAACATCAACTGCCATGGCATCGGGTGATCAATTCAAAAGGGGAAATTGGTTTAAAAGATGATGAGCATTATTCAGTTCAAAGACTTTCTTTAAAAAGTGAAGGGGTAGAATTTAAACTGAATGGAACGATTGATCTAAATCGTTATTTGTATGAACCAGAAATTTATGACCATTTAATATAA
- a CDS encoding S8 family peptidase — MEHLVHVIPFKLMNLADGANEIPKGVELIQAPKIWKDSKGKGVTVAVLDTGCDITHPDLKDRIIGGRNFTNDDRGNPDSFMDYNGHGTHVAGTIAASENNNGVIGVAPEASLLIVKVLNKNGSGQYDWIIKGIHYAIEQKADIISMSLGGPNDVPELHEAIKKAVNNNILVVCAAGNEGDGDDATDEFAFPGSYNEVISVGAIDLKRRSSEFSNSHNEIDLVAPGEEILSTYLNGKYATLSGTSMATPHVSGALALIKDISIRHFERQLSEPELFAQLIRRTIPLGYSPKLEGNGLIYLTVPEHLASIIEQEFKYLLSTI; from the coding sequence ATGGAGCATTTAGTTCATGTTATTCCTTTTAAACTGATGAATCTAGCAGATGGGGCAAATGAAATTCCGAAAGGGGTTGAATTGATTCAAGCACCAAAGATTTGGAAAGATTCGAAGGGAAAAGGTGTTACTGTCGCTGTTTTAGATACGGGCTGTGATATAACCCATCCTGATCTAAAAGACCGTATTATTGGCGGAAGAAATTTTACAAATGATGATAGAGGGAATCCAGACTCTTTCATGGATTACAATGGACATGGAACACATGTAGCTGGAACCATTGCTGCGTCGGAGAATAATAATGGAGTAATCGGAGTAGCACCAGAAGCAAGCTTGTTGATCGTAAAAGTTTTAAATAAAAATGGATCTGGTCAATATGACTGGATTATTAAGGGCATTCATTACGCTATTGAGCAAAAAGCTGATATTATTTCAATGTCACTCGGGGGCCCAAATGATGTGCCAGAGCTTCATGAGGCCATCAAAAAAGCGGTAAACAATAATATTCTCGTTGTTTGTGCCGCTGGGAATGAGGGAGATGGGGATGACGCTACTGACGAATTTGCTTTCCCTGGATCATATAATGAAGTTATTAGCGTAGGAGCGATAGATCTAAAGCGCCGATCATCTGAATTTAGTAATTCCCACAATGAAATCGATTTAGTAGCACCGGGTGAAGAAATTCTCTCAACATATTTGAATGGGAAATATGCCACATTAAGCGGTACGTCTATGGCCACACCACATGTCTCGGGTGCACTTGCTTTAATTAAAGATATATCGATTCGGCATTTTGAACGGCAGCTTTCTGAACCAGAGCTATTTGCACAATTAATTCGGAGGACCATTCCTTTAGGTTATTCACCCAAGCTAGAAGGAAATGGTTTAATATATTTAACGGTGCCAGAGCATTTGGCATCTATTATTGAACAAGAATTTAAATACTTACTAAGTACAATCTAA
- the dacB gene encoding D-alanyl-D-alanine carboxypeptidase/D-alanyl-D-alanine-endopeptidase, with the protein MKKPMKFSLSLLLIFMLAFVPQINPEKPFVQATEEGGALVQELNQLLNNDPDLKGALAGVSVRSAETGELLYDHIGDIRLKPASNMKLLTAAAALSTLGENYKFATELLTDGSVKGVTLQGNLYLKGKGDPTLLKSDFDQFARKIKDLGIGIIHGDLVADDTWYDNIRYSMDLTWNDETYYYGAQVSALTASPNEDYDAGTVIVDVNPGKNTGVEPIVTLEPKTDYVNIINNAKTVAKDGKKSISIERQHGTNNIIIEGTIPLEASRAREWMAVWEPSGYALDLFKQSLLEQGIKLNGKVRTAAAPEGSNVLVSHQSMPLSELLIPFMKLSNNGHAEAIMKEMGKVVKGEGSWDKGLEVLKEELIKLGINTNTLVLRDGSGISHVNLIPANEISKLLFAVQDKEWFESYLTSLPIAGATDRMVGGTLRNRMINSVAQNKVMAKTGSISTVSSLSGYVDTKSGERLIFSIVLNNLVNGSKGKVIEDKIAVILAEQ; encoded by the coding sequence TTGAAAAAACCAATGAAATTTAGTCTTAGTCTTTTATTGATTTTTATGCTTGCATTCGTTCCTCAAATAAACCCGGAGAAGCCTTTCGTTCAGGCAACTGAAGAAGGAGGAGCACTGGTTCAGGAACTTAATCAGCTCCTCAATAATGATCCTGACTTAAAAGGAGCACTTGCTGGTGTAAGTGTTCGATCAGCCGAGACAGGGGAGTTGCTGTATGATCATATTGGAGATATTCGCTTAAAGCCTGCCTCTAATATGAAACTGCTAACCGCTGCAGCTGCTCTATCAACATTAGGGGAAAACTACAAATTCGCAACTGAACTGCTTACTGACGGTTCTGTAAAAGGGGTAACATTGCAAGGAAATCTCTATCTAAAAGGAAAGGGAGATCCGACATTATTAAAATCGGATTTCGATCAATTTGCAAGGAAGATTAAAGATTTGGGAATCGGTATTATTCATGGTGATTTAGTTGCTGATGATACGTGGTATGATAATATCCGCTATTCTATGGACTTAACCTGGAATGATGAAACCTATTATTATGGAGCTCAAGTTTCAGCTCTAACGGCTTCACCAAATGAAGATTATGACGCTGGCACCGTTATCGTTGATGTAAATCCAGGTAAAAATACAGGTGTAGAACCTATTGTTACATTAGAACCAAAAACGGATTATGTAAACATTATTAATAACGCCAAAACAGTTGCAAAAGACGGGAAGAAAAGTATTTCAATAGAACGTCAGCATGGGACAAATAATATTATTATTGAAGGCACCATTCCATTAGAAGCAAGCAGAGCGAGAGAATGGATGGCTGTATGGGAGCCTTCTGGTTATGCACTTGATTTATTTAAACAATCATTATTAGAGCAAGGAATAAAATTAAATGGGAAAGTGCGAACAGCAGCCGCACCTGAGGGATCAAATGTATTAGTTAGTCACCAATCAATGCCATTATCTGAATTGCTTATTCCTTTTATGAAGTTAAGCAATAATGGACATGCAGAAGCAATAATGAAAGAAATGGGCAAGGTTGTTAAAGGAGAAGGCAGCTGGGATAAAGGCCTTGAAGTGCTGAAAGAGGAGCTAATCAAATTAGGGATTAACACAAACACACTCGTTCTTAGAGATGGCTCTGGTATTTCCCATGTGAATTTAATACCTGCAAATGAAATTTCCAAGCTCTTGTTTGCTGTTCAAGACAAGGAATGGTTTGAAAGCTATTTGACATCATTGCCTATTGCAGGGGCGACTGATCGAATGGTTGGAGGAACACTTCGAAATCGAATGATTAATTCTGTTGCACAAAACAAAGTAATGGCGAAGACTGGCTCCATTTCTACAGTCAGTTCATTATCTGGTTATGTGGATACGAAGAGCGGCGAAAGACTTATTTTTTCAATCGTATTAAATAATTTAGTTAACGGTTCAAAGGGGAAAGTAATCGAGGATAAGATTGCAGTTATTTTAGCGGAACAATAG